The Brachyhypopomus gauderio isolate BG-103 chromosome 2, BGAUD_0.2, whole genome shotgun sequence genome contains a region encoding:
- the rfx1a gene encoding MHC class II regulatory factor RFX1a isoform X5 yields MADRGNPSFLQRGHFNQGNLMATPAYVEELQQTSQPQGGGVTVTSGQPATATAAPQQFLAELQTTVVSGSASTPTGQTTPPPTQAQKTPTVVQPPPTQAPPTQTQYVTAEIQSSPTQSSNAQSTPQYIVVTVTEGSLHSSDSVSDSSSPPAVVQTGVPTQVVQQVQSVQQRSVVQATSQSTKTEQGTQLSVTSLQPVHLTQESAFIRQQAHEAERERTGQRDRALDEWWEPCVGLTAQPDRALGAYVDGYVLDYPCYPLALHAGLAPFSFPVPVMAVGWDPECTPSPYAHAATAGHTFLFETASDYGLQQVPVQHVYTNQVQYVEGGENNYTTSTIRSSSFPYTDSPLYTQPSAGQYYESTPASASQAASPGTPLTVAVTTGSTGVSMFVAGASQIVANPASGTGGGATAVIAASGAAANGSGEGGGGANGSGGSYVIQGGYMLGSSGSSNSGNGQSYSHNARASPATVQWLLDNYETAEGVSLPRSTLYCHYLLHCQEQKLEPVNAASFGKLIRSVFMGLRTRRLGTRGNSKYHYYGLRIKASSSLLRLMEDQQHLAMRQQPFSQKQRLKPVQKVEGMTNGMSSGAGQPQQQQQGSGLSDISAQVQQYQQFLDASRALPEFPDIDLRGKPMPEGTELEHIKSFQLLYREHCEAILDVMVNLQFTLVETLWKTFWRFSESQAGDSATLAVHDESEKRLPKSCLVMLCKHDPVLRWSRDCDNALYQGLVEILIPDVLRPIPSALTQAIRNFAKSLESWLTNAMMNIPEEMVRVKVTCANAFAQTLRRYTSLNHLAQAARAVLQNTAQINQMLSDLNRVDFANVQEQASWVCRCEDRVVQRLEQDFKLTLQQQNSLEQWAAWLDGVVSQVLKPYQASSAFPKAAKLFLLRWSFYSSMVIRDLTLRSAASFGSFHLIRLLYDEYMYYLIEHRVAQAKGETPIAVMGEFASLGRSLSTLDPDKEEEEEEEDESEDECQELSLPSDGGALGEESLEPPAKLARTDQRVLFSTGNVQD; encoded by the exons ATGGCAGACAGGGGAAATCCTTCATTTCTGCAAAGGGGA CATTTCAACCAGGGTAACTTGATGGCAACTCCAGCCTACGTGGAGGAGCTGCAACAGACCTCCCAACCTCAAGGGGGCGGTGTTACTGTAACATCAGGGCAGCCAGCAACAGCGACCGCAGCCCCTCAGCAGTTCCTGGCCGAGCTGCAGACCACTGTAGTCTCTGGTTCAGCATCAACGCCCACCGGCCAGACCACGCCCCCTCCTACGCAGGCACAGAAAACACCTACAGTTGTCCAGCCCCCACCCACTCAagctccacccacacagacacaataTGTCACAGCTGAGATTCAGAGCTCACCCACACAATCCAGCAATGCCCAGAGCACGCCACAATACATTGTGGTCACTGTTACAG AGGGTTCCCTTCACTCCAGCGACTCGGTCTCGGACTCCAGCTCTCCTCCTGCAGTGGTGCAGACTGGAGTTCCCACACAAGTGGTGCAGCAGGTGCAGTCAGTCCAGcag AGGTCAGTGGTCCAAGCTACATCTCAGTCAACCAAGACAGAACAGGGCACCCAACTGAGCGTCACCAGCCTACAGCCTGTACACTTGACTCAggag AGCGCTTTTATCAGGCAGCAGGCAcatgaggcagagagggagaggacagggcagagagacagagcacTAGATGAGTGGTGGGAGCCCTGTGTGGGACTGACAGCGCAACCAGACAGAGCCCTGGGCGCGTATGTGGACGGCTACGTCCTGGACTACCCCTGCTACCCGCTCGCCCTGCATGCGGGACTCGCCCCGTTCTCCTTCCCCGTGCCCGTCATGGCGGTGGGCTGGGATCCTGAGTGCACTCCGAGCCCCTATGCGCACGCAGCCACCGCTGGACACACCTTCCTGTTTGAGACGGCCTCCGACTACGGA cTTCAGCAGGTGCCTGTGCAGCATGTGTACACTAACCAGGTGCAATATGTGGAGGGAGGAGAAAATAACTACACTACCAGTACCAT CCGCTCCAGCAGTTTCCCCTACACAGACAGCCCGCTGTACACCCAGCCCAGTGCTGGTCAGTACTACGAGAGCACCCCAGCCTCCGCGTCCCAGGCTGCCTCCCCTGGTACCCCTCTCACCGTGGCCGTTACCACGGGCTCCACCGGCGTCTCCATGTTCGTGGCAGGCGCCAGCCAGATCGTGGCCAATCCCGCATCGGGCACGGGGGGCGGGGCCACGGCGGTGATTGCGGCATCGGGGGCGGCGGCTAACGGCTCCGGGgagggaggaggcggggctaacGGCAGCGGCGGGAGCTACGTGATTCAGGGCGGCTACATGCTGGGCAGCAGTGGCTCCAGTAACAGCGGGAACGGCCAGAGTTACTCGCACAACGCTCGTGCCTCCCCGGCCACC GTGCAGTGGTTGTTGGATAACTACGAGACGGCGGAGGGCGTGAGTCTGCCCCGCTCCACCCTCTACTGCCACTACCTGCTGCACTGTCAGGAGCAGAAGCTGGAGCCCGTCAACGCCGCCTCCTTCGGCAAACTCATCCGCTCCGTCTTCATGGGCCTGAGGACCAGACGCCTGGGGACCCG AGGGAACTCTAAGTACCACTACTACGGCCTGAGAATCAAGGCTAGCTCCTCTCTGCTCCGCCTGATGGAGGACCAGCAGCATCTGGCCATGAGACAACAACCTTTCTCTCAGAAACAGAG GTTGAAGCCAGTGCAGAAGGTGGAAGGAATGACCAATGGGATGTCGTCGGGGGCGGGGCAaccgcagcagcagcagcagggtTCAGGGCTGTCAGATATCAGTGCTCAAGTTCAGCAGTACCAGCAGTTCCTCG ATGCTTCTCGCGCCCTCCCCGAGTTCCCCGATATTGACCTGCGGGGGAAGCCCATGCCAGAGGGCACCGAGCTGGAGCACATCAAGAGCTTCCAGCTGCTCTACAGAGAGCACTGCGAG GCCATCCTGGATGTGATGGTCAACTTGCAGTTCACACTGGTGGAGACCTTGTGGAAAACCTTCTGGAGGTTTAGTGAGAGCCAAGCCGGAGACTCAGCCACTCTGGCTGT CCACGACGAGTCTGAGAAGCGCCTGCCCAAGTCGTGCTTGGTGATGCTGTGCAAACACGATCCCGTTCTGCGCTGGAGTCGGGACTGTGACAACGCGCTGTACCAGGGGCTGGTGGAGATCCTCATCCCAGATGTCCTGAGGCCCATCCCCA GTGCCTTAACTCAAGCCATCCGTAATTTTGCCAAGAGTTTGGAGAGCTGGCTCACTAACGCCATGATGAACATTCCCGAGGAGATGGTCCGTGTTAAG GTGACGTGTGCGAACGCCTTCGCTCAGACCCTGCGCAGGTACACCTCCCTCAACCACCTGGCCCAGGCGGCACGCGCCGTCCTCCAGAACACCGCACAGATCAACCAGATGCTCAGCGACCTCAACCGGGTCGACTTCGCTAATGTGCAG GAGCAGGCCTcttgggtgtgtagatgtgaggatcgGGTCGTGCAGCGTTTAGAGCAGGACTTTAAGCTCACCCTCCAGCAGCAGAACTCTCTGGAACAGTGGGCAGCTTGGCTAGACGGGGTGGTCTCCCAGGTCCTAAAGCCCTACCAGGCCAGCTCGGCCTTCCCCAAGGCAGCCAAGCTCTTTCTGCTCAGGTGGAGCTTCTACAG ctCTATGGTGATCAGAGACCTGACCCTGCGCAGTGCGGCGAGTTTCGGCTCCTTCCACCTCATCCGTCTGCTGTACGATGAGTACATGTACTACCTTATAGAGCACAGAGTGGCCCAGGCCAAAGGGGAGACTCCCATCGCCGTCATGGGAGAG TTTGCAAGCCTTGGGCGTAGTCTGAGTACACTGGATCCTGATAAAG aagaggaagaggaggaggaagatgagagtgaggatgagtgtCAGGAGTTGTCCCTGCCCTCTGACGGTGGTGCCCTTGGGGAGGAGTCTCTGGAACCACCCGCCAAGCTGGCCCGAACTGACCAGAGAGTTCTCTTCAGCACGGGCAATGTGCAGgactga
- the rfx1a gene encoding MHC class II regulatory factor RFX1a isoform X6 encodes MADRGNPSFLQRGHFNQGNLMATPAYVEELQQTSQPQGGGVTVTSGQPATATAAPQQFLAELQTTVVSGSASTPTGQTTPPPTQAQKTPTVVQPPPTQAPPTQTQYVTAEIQSSPTQSSNAQSTPQYIVVTVTEGSLHSSDSVSDSSSPPAVVQTGVPTQVVQQVQSVQQRSVVQATSQSTKTEQGTQLSVTSLQPVHLTQELQQVPVQHVYTNQVQYVEGGENNYTTSTIRSSSFPYTDSPLYTQPSAGQYYESTPASASQAASPGTPLTVAVTTGSTGVSMFVAGASQIVANPASGTGGGATAVIAASGAAANGSGEGGGGANGSGGSYVIQGGYMLGSSGSSNSGNGQSYSHNARASPATVSISEGEENSVPSADKKLSSGPQVQWLLDNYETAEGVSLPRSTLYCHYLLHCQEQKLEPVNAASFGKLIRSVFMGLRTRRLGTRGNSKYHYYGLRIKASSSLLRLMEDQQHLAMRQQPFSQKQRLKPVQKVEGMTNGMSSGAGQPQQQQQGSGLSDISAQVQQYQQFLDASRALPEFPDIDLRGKPMPEGTELEHIKSFQLLYREHCEAILDVMVNLQFTLVETLWKTFWRFSESQAGDSATLAVHDESEKRLPKSCLVMLCKHDPVLRWSRDCDNALYQGLVEILIPDVLRPIPSALTQAIRNFAKSLESWLTNAMMNIPEEMVRVKVTCANAFAQTLRRYTSLNHLAQAARAVLQNTAQINQMLSDLNRVDFANVQEQASWVCRCEDRVVQRLEQDFKLTLQQQNSLEQWAAWLDGVVSQVLKPYQASSAFPKAAKLFLLRWSFYSSMVIRDLTLRSAASFGSFHLIRLLYDEYMYYLIEHRVAQAKGETPIAVMGEFASLGRSLSTLDPDKEEEEEEEDESEDECQELSLPSDGGALGEESLEPPAKLARTDQRVLFSTGNVQD; translated from the exons ATGGCAGACAGGGGAAATCCTTCATTTCTGCAAAGGGGA CATTTCAACCAGGGTAACTTGATGGCAACTCCAGCCTACGTGGAGGAGCTGCAACAGACCTCCCAACCTCAAGGGGGCGGTGTTACTGTAACATCAGGGCAGCCAGCAACAGCGACCGCAGCCCCTCAGCAGTTCCTGGCCGAGCTGCAGACCACTGTAGTCTCTGGTTCAGCATCAACGCCCACCGGCCAGACCACGCCCCCTCCTACGCAGGCACAGAAAACACCTACAGTTGTCCAGCCCCCACCCACTCAagctccacccacacagacacaataTGTCACAGCTGAGATTCAGAGCTCACCCACACAATCCAGCAATGCCCAGAGCACGCCACAATACATTGTGGTCACTGTTACAG AGGGTTCCCTTCACTCCAGCGACTCGGTCTCGGACTCCAGCTCTCCTCCTGCAGTGGTGCAGACTGGAGTTCCCACACAAGTGGTGCAGCAGGTGCAGTCAGTCCAGcag AGGTCAGTGGTCCAAGCTACATCTCAGTCAACCAAGACAGAACAGGGCACCCAACTGAGCGTCACCAGCCTACAGCCTGTACACTTGACTCAggag cTTCAGCAGGTGCCTGTGCAGCATGTGTACACTAACCAGGTGCAATATGTGGAGGGAGGAGAAAATAACTACACTACCAGTACCAT CCGCTCCAGCAGTTTCCCCTACACAGACAGCCCGCTGTACACCCAGCCCAGTGCTGGTCAGTACTACGAGAGCACCCCAGCCTCCGCGTCCCAGGCTGCCTCCCCTGGTACCCCTCTCACCGTGGCCGTTACCACGGGCTCCACCGGCGTCTCCATGTTCGTGGCAGGCGCCAGCCAGATCGTGGCCAATCCCGCATCGGGCACGGGGGGCGGGGCCACGGCGGTGATTGCGGCATCGGGGGCGGCGGCTAACGGCTCCGGGgagggaggaggcggggctaacGGCAGCGGCGGGAGCTACGTGATTCAGGGCGGCTACATGCTGGGCAGCAGTGGCTCCAGTAACAGCGGGAACGGCCAGAGTTACTCGCACAACGCTCGTGCCTCCCCGGCCACCGTGAGTATTAGCGAGGGAGAGGAGAATAGCGTGCCGTCAGCAGACAAAAAG CTCTCCTCTGGCCCCCAGGTGCAGTGGTTGTTGGATAACTACGAGACGGCGGAGGGCGTGAGTCTGCCCCGCTCCACCCTCTACTGCCACTACCTGCTGCACTGTCAGGAGCAGAAGCTGGAGCCCGTCAACGCCGCCTCCTTCGGCAAACTCATCCGCTCCGTCTTCATGGGCCTGAGGACCAGACGCCTGGGGACCCG AGGGAACTCTAAGTACCACTACTACGGCCTGAGAATCAAGGCTAGCTCCTCTCTGCTCCGCCTGATGGAGGACCAGCAGCATCTGGCCATGAGACAACAACCTTTCTCTCAGAAACAGAG GTTGAAGCCAGTGCAGAAGGTGGAAGGAATGACCAATGGGATGTCGTCGGGGGCGGGGCAaccgcagcagcagcagcagggtTCAGGGCTGTCAGATATCAGTGCTCAAGTTCAGCAGTACCAGCAGTTCCTCG ATGCTTCTCGCGCCCTCCCCGAGTTCCCCGATATTGACCTGCGGGGGAAGCCCATGCCAGAGGGCACCGAGCTGGAGCACATCAAGAGCTTCCAGCTGCTCTACAGAGAGCACTGCGAG GCCATCCTGGATGTGATGGTCAACTTGCAGTTCACACTGGTGGAGACCTTGTGGAAAACCTTCTGGAGGTTTAGTGAGAGCCAAGCCGGAGACTCAGCCACTCTGGCTGT CCACGACGAGTCTGAGAAGCGCCTGCCCAAGTCGTGCTTGGTGATGCTGTGCAAACACGATCCCGTTCTGCGCTGGAGTCGGGACTGTGACAACGCGCTGTACCAGGGGCTGGTGGAGATCCTCATCCCAGATGTCCTGAGGCCCATCCCCA GTGCCTTAACTCAAGCCATCCGTAATTTTGCCAAGAGTTTGGAGAGCTGGCTCACTAACGCCATGATGAACATTCCCGAGGAGATGGTCCGTGTTAAG GTGACGTGTGCGAACGCCTTCGCTCAGACCCTGCGCAGGTACACCTCCCTCAACCACCTGGCCCAGGCGGCACGCGCCGTCCTCCAGAACACCGCACAGATCAACCAGATGCTCAGCGACCTCAACCGGGTCGACTTCGCTAATGTGCAG GAGCAGGCCTcttgggtgtgtagatgtgaggatcgGGTCGTGCAGCGTTTAGAGCAGGACTTTAAGCTCACCCTCCAGCAGCAGAACTCTCTGGAACAGTGGGCAGCTTGGCTAGACGGGGTGGTCTCCCAGGTCCTAAAGCCCTACCAGGCCAGCTCGGCCTTCCCCAAGGCAGCCAAGCTCTTTCTGCTCAGGTGGAGCTTCTACAG ctCTATGGTGATCAGAGACCTGACCCTGCGCAGTGCGGCGAGTTTCGGCTCCTTCCACCTCATCCGTCTGCTGTACGATGAGTACATGTACTACCTTATAGAGCACAGAGTGGCCCAGGCCAAAGGGGAGACTCCCATCGCCGTCATGGGAGAG TTTGCAAGCCTTGGGCGTAGTCTGAGTACACTGGATCCTGATAAAG aagaggaagaggaggaggaagatgagagtgaggatgagtgtCAGGAGTTGTCCCTGCCCTCTGACGGTGGTGCCCTTGGGGAGGAGTCTCTGGAACCACCCGCCAAGCTGGCCCGAACTGACCAGAGAGTTCTCTTCAGCACGGGCAATGTGCAGgactga
- the rfx1a gene encoding MHC class II regulatory factor RFX1a isoform X7, whose amino-acid sequence MADRGNPSFLQRGHFNQGNLMATPAYVEELQQTSQPQGGGVTVTSGQPATATAAPQQFLAELQTTVVSGSASTPTGQTTPPPTQAQKTPTVVQPPPTQAPPTQTQYVTAEIQSSPTQSSNAQSTPQYIVVTVTEGSLHSSDSVSDSSSPPAVVQTGVPTQVVQQVQSVQQRSVVQATSQSTKTEQGTQLSVTSLQPVHLTQELQQVPVQHVYTNQVQYVEGGENNYTTSTIRSSSFPYTDSPLYTQPSAGQYYESTPASASQAASPGTPLTVAVTTGSTGVSMFVAGASQIVANPASGTGGGATAVIAASGAAANGSGEGGGGANGSGGSYVIQGGYMLGSSGSSNSGNGQSYSHNARASPATVSISEGEENSVPSADKKVQWLLDNYETAEGVSLPRSTLYCHYLLHCQEQKLEPVNAASFGKLIRSVFMGLRTRRLGTRGNSKYHYYGLRIKASSSLLRLMEDQQHLAMRQQPFSQKQRLKPVQKVEGMTNGMSSGAGQPQQQQQGSGLSDISAQVQQYQQFLDASRALPEFPDIDLRGKPMPEGTELEHIKSFQLLYREHCEAILDVMVNLQFTLVETLWKTFWRFSESQAGDSATLAVHDESEKRLPKSCLVMLCKHDPVLRWSRDCDNALYQGLVEILIPDVLRPIPSALTQAIRNFAKSLESWLTNAMMNIPEEMVRVKVTCANAFAQTLRRYTSLNHLAQAARAVLQNTAQINQMLSDLNRVDFANVQEQASWVCRCEDRVVQRLEQDFKLTLQQQNSLEQWAAWLDGVVSQVLKPYQASSAFPKAAKLFLLRWSFYSSMVIRDLTLRSAASFGSFHLIRLLYDEYMYYLIEHRVAQAKGETPIAVMGEFASLGRSLSTLDPDKEEEEEEEDESEDECQELSLPSDGGALGEESLEPPAKLARTDQRVLFSTGNVQD is encoded by the exons ATGGCAGACAGGGGAAATCCTTCATTTCTGCAAAGGGGA CATTTCAACCAGGGTAACTTGATGGCAACTCCAGCCTACGTGGAGGAGCTGCAACAGACCTCCCAACCTCAAGGGGGCGGTGTTACTGTAACATCAGGGCAGCCAGCAACAGCGACCGCAGCCCCTCAGCAGTTCCTGGCCGAGCTGCAGACCACTGTAGTCTCTGGTTCAGCATCAACGCCCACCGGCCAGACCACGCCCCCTCCTACGCAGGCACAGAAAACACCTACAGTTGTCCAGCCCCCACCCACTCAagctccacccacacagacacaataTGTCACAGCTGAGATTCAGAGCTCACCCACACAATCCAGCAATGCCCAGAGCACGCCACAATACATTGTGGTCACTGTTACAG AGGGTTCCCTTCACTCCAGCGACTCGGTCTCGGACTCCAGCTCTCCTCCTGCAGTGGTGCAGACTGGAGTTCCCACACAAGTGGTGCAGCAGGTGCAGTCAGTCCAGcag AGGTCAGTGGTCCAAGCTACATCTCAGTCAACCAAGACAGAACAGGGCACCCAACTGAGCGTCACCAGCCTACAGCCTGTACACTTGACTCAggag cTTCAGCAGGTGCCTGTGCAGCATGTGTACACTAACCAGGTGCAATATGTGGAGGGAGGAGAAAATAACTACACTACCAGTACCAT CCGCTCCAGCAGTTTCCCCTACACAGACAGCCCGCTGTACACCCAGCCCAGTGCTGGTCAGTACTACGAGAGCACCCCAGCCTCCGCGTCCCAGGCTGCCTCCCCTGGTACCCCTCTCACCGTGGCCGTTACCACGGGCTCCACCGGCGTCTCCATGTTCGTGGCAGGCGCCAGCCAGATCGTGGCCAATCCCGCATCGGGCACGGGGGGCGGGGCCACGGCGGTGATTGCGGCATCGGGGGCGGCGGCTAACGGCTCCGGGgagggaggaggcggggctaacGGCAGCGGCGGGAGCTACGTGATTCAGGGCGGCTACATGCTGGGCAGCAGTGGCTCCAGTAACAGCGGGAACGGCCAGAGTTACTCGCACAACGCTCGTGCCTCCCCGGCCACCGTGAGTATTAGCGAGGGAGAGGAGAATAGCGTGCCGTCAGCAGACAAAAAG GTGCAGTGGTTGTTGGATAACTACGAGACGGCGGAGGGCGTGAGTCTGCCCCGCTCCACCCTCTACTGCCACTACCTGCTGCACTGTCAGGAGCAGAAGCTGGAGCCCGTCAACGCCGCCTCCTTCGGCAAACTCATCCGCTCCGTCTTCATGGGCCTGAGGACCAGACGCCTGGGGACCCG AGGGAACTCTAAGTACCACTACTACGGCCTGAGAATCAAGGCTAGCTCCTCTCTGCTCCGCCTGATGGAGGACCAGCAGCATCTGGCCATGAGACAACAACCTTTCTCTCAGAAACAGAG GTTGAAGCCAGTGCAGAAGGTGGAAGGAATGACCAATGGGATGTCGTCGGGGGCGGGGCAaccgcagcagcagcagcagggtTCAGGGCTGTCAGATATCAGTGCTCAAGTTCAGCAGTACCAGCAGTTCCTCG ATGCTTCTCGCGCCCTCCCCGAGTTCCCCGATATTGACCTGCGGGGGAAGCCCATGCCAGAGGGCACCGAGCTGGAGCACATCAAGAGCTTCCAGCTGCTCTACAGAGAGCACTGCGAG GCCATCCTGGATGTGATGGTCAACTTGCAGTTCACACTGGTGGAGACCTTGTGGAAAACCTTCTGGAGGTTTAGTGAGAGCCAAGCCGGAGACTCAGCCACTCTGGCTGT CCACGACGAGTCTGAGAAGCGCCTGCCCAAGTCGTGCTTGGTGATGCTGTGCAAACACGATCCCGTTCTGCGCTGGAGTCGGGACTGTGACAACGCGCTGTACCAGGGGCTGGTGGAGATCCTCATCCCAGATGTCCTGAGGCCCATCCCCA GTGCCTTAACTCAAGCCATCCGTAATTTTGCCAAGAGTTTGGAGAGCTGGCTCACTAACGCCATGATGAACATTCCCGAGGAGATGGTCCGTGTTAAG GTGACGTGTGCGAACGCCTTCGCTCAGACCCTGCGCAGGTACACCTCCCTCAACCACCTGGCCCAGGCGGCACGCGCCGTCCTCCAGAACACCGCACAGATCAACCAGATGCTCAGCGACCTCAACCGGGTCGACTTCGCTAATGTGCAG GAGCAGGCCTcttgggtgtgtagatgtgaggatcgGGTCGTGCAGCGTTTAGAGCAGGACTTTAAGCTCACCCTCCAGCAGCAGAACTCTCTGGAACAGTGGGCAGCTTGGCTAGACGGGGTGGTCTCCCAGGTCCTAAAGCCCTACCAGGCCAGCTCGGCCTTCCCCAAGGCAGCCAAGCTCTTTCTGCTCAGGTGGAGCTTCTACAG ctCTATGGTGATCAGAGACCTGACCCTGCGCAGTGCGGCGAGTTTCGGCTCCTTCCACCTCATCCGTCTGCTGTACGATGAGTACATGTACTACCTTATAGAGCACAGAGTGGCCCAGGCCAAAGGGGAGACTCCCATCGCCGTCATGGGAGAG TTTGCAAGCCTTGGGCGTAGTCTGAGTACACTGGATCCTGATAAAG aagaggaagaggaggaggaagatgagagtgaggatgagtgtCAGGAGTTGTCCCTGCCCTCTGACGGTGGTGCCCTTGGGGAGGAGTCTCTGGAACCACCCGCCAAGCTGGCCCGAACTGACCAGAGAGTTCTCTTCAGCACGGGCAATGTGCAGgactga